One genomic window of Methanobrevibacter sp. includes the following:
- a CDS encoding PIN domain-containing protein yields the protein MAKLFFDTSFIIPIFKRNDTNRDIIQKNKNILLENECYISNGILQEVITVVMMKTKSIEITKKAYYFLVDNFTVLNEQEIERYNDRVFSIFKKYNSNTYKASYIDCSSVVILKYFNLDCVVSLDKFFEKFEEIKLIELN from the coding sequence ATGGCTAAACTGTTTTTTGACACATCATTCATCATACCAATATTTAAAAGAAACGACACCAACAGGGACATAATCCAGAAGAATAAAAATATTCTACTGGAAAATGAATGCTACATAAGCAATGGGATCCTTCAGGAAGTAATAACAGTCGTAATGATGAAAACCAAAAGCATCGAAATAACCAAAAAAGCATACTATTTCCTAGTAGATAACTTCACAGTACTCAACGAACAAGAAATAGAAAGATACAACGACAGAGTATTTTCAATATTCAAAAAATATAATTCCAATACTTATAAAGCAAGTTACATTGACTGCTCAAGTGTTGTAATTTTAAAATACTTCAATCTGGATTGTGTAGTTTCATTAGACAAGTTCTTTGAAAAATTTGAAGAAATAAAATTAATTGAATTAAATTAA
- a CDS encoding tRNA-dihydrouridine synthase, with the protein MKDIFDECHFGDLKLKSRIVRTGTWETETEEGGFLSPAIFDRYEKIASSGTGLIVSEIFALDRKDRFAPYSTSLNYRGFIKDYQMITDICHNHNVPVLGQLAFFYYDDGDNQKAEANDLTLEGIRKLQAEVIMAAKKFSFAGFDGIQINMGNNFYLTRFINPYFNQRDDQYGGSTENRVRIASEIIKVIKKTMPGFHVSIRINPWDVRKGGITADESIAIAKELEKAGADSIQLTARTISYLYDGNEKNPFLVYVDKLIDEIDIPVVLGGNSRDMGSMNDVLNHTKVDFMSMSKPFVAQADFLAEWKENGEGVSICQSCNNCYSKKTSTCFKY; encoded by the coding sequence ATGAAAGATATTTTTGATGAATGTCATTTTGGAGATTTAAAGTTAAAAAGCAGGATTGTAAGGACAGGTACTTGGGAAACTGAAACTGAAGAAGGAGGATTTCTCTCACCAGCAATATTTGACAGGTATGAAAAAATTGCCAGTTCAGGAACCGGTTTGATTGTATCTGAAATATTTGCGCTTGACAGAAAAGACAGGTTCGCACCATATTCAACAAGCCTCAATTACCGTGGTTTTATCAAGGATTATCAAATGATAACTGATATCTGCCACAATCATAATGTTCCTGTTTTAGGACAATTGGCATTCTTTTACTATGATGACGGGGACAATCAGAAGGCAGAGGCAAATGACTTGACACTTGAAGGAATAAGAAAGCTTCAGGCAGAAGTTATAATGGCTGCTAAAAAATTCTCATTTGCAGGTTTTGACGGAATACAAATCAACATGGGAAACAATTTCTATTTGACAAGATTTATTAATCCATATTTTAATCAAAGGGATGATCAGTATGGTGGAAGCACTGAAAATCGTGTAAGGATTGCATCAGAAATAATCAAGGTCATCAAAAAGACAATGCCAGGTTTTCATGTAAGCATTCGTATAAATCCATGGGACGTTAGAAAAGGAGGAATAACTGCTGATGAAAGTATTGCCATTGCAAAAGAACTTGAAAAAGCAGGTGCAGATAGCATACAGCTAACAGCACGTACAATATCTTATCTATATGATGGAAATGAAAAAAATCCATTTTTGGTATATGTCGATAAGTTGATTGATGAAATTGACATTCCAGTAGTTTTAGGTGGAAACTCAAGAGATATGGGATCCATGAATGATGTTTTGAACCATACAAAAGTAGACTTCATGTCAATGTCAAAGCCATTTGTAGCACAAGCTGACTTTTTGGCTGAATGGAAAGAGAATGGTGAGGGAGTTTCAATCTGTCAAAGCTGTAATAACTGTTACTCTAAAAAGACAAGTACATGTTTTAAATATTAA
- the oadA gene encoding sodium-extruding oxaloacetate decarboxylase subunit alpha, which produces MAKVRFTETALRDAHQSLLATRMRTRDMIPIAEEMDKVGYFSVEAWGGATFDTCIRYLNEDPWERLRQLKAEFNHTPIQMLLRGQNLVGYKHYPDDIVTKFVEKSYENGVDVFRIFDALNDIRNMEKAIKVAKDQGAHVQGTISYTISPVHSLDNFVELAKDLEALDCDSVAIKDMAGLITPSDAYELVTKLKEETGLLVDLHCHCTSGMTPISYYAACQAGVDILDTAISPLAWGTSQPPTESMVAALQGTEFDTGLDLKLLTAIKKYFEDIKVKYGGILDPISESVDTDVLLYQIPGGMLSNLISQLKEQNAIDRYTDVLDEMPRVRKDMGYPPLVTPTSQIVGIQSVMNVLGGERYKTVSNEVKEYMKGMYGKPPAPVDPEISKQIIGDDEVITCRPADLLEPEFDKFKKEGEEAGFVKSDEDALTYALYPPIAPKFLKGEAVEEELSPRMPTDGEVIIAPDIPNEYSVEVDGDIFEVKILPTGVIDIGEAEPKNDCKNKEGAVVSSMQGMIIKVNVEVGDKVNAGDTICVIEAMKMENDIQAENDGTVEEIFIGPGDAISIDDCLMVIK; this is translated from the coding sequence ATGGCAAAAGTTAGATTTACAGAAACAGCACTTCGGGATGCTCACCAATCTTTACTTGCAACTAGGATGAGAACAAGGGACATGATTCCTATTGCTGAAGAGATGGATAAAGTAGGATATTTCTCTGTTGAAGCTTGGGGAGGAGCCACTTTTGATACTTGTATCAGATATTTAAACGAAGATCCATGGGAAAGATTAAGACAATTAAAAGCGGAATTTAACCACACTCCAATACAGATGCTTTTAAGGGGACAAAATTTAGTCGGTTATAAGCATTATCCTGATGATATTGTAACAAAATTTGTTGAAAAATCCTATGAAAATGGTGTGGATGTCTTCAGAATCTTTGATGCTTTAAATGATATAAGAAATATGGAAAAAGCAATTAAGGTGGCAAAAGATCAAGGTGCTCATGTTCAAGGAACAATAAGTTACACAATCAGTCCTGTACATTCATTAGATAATTTTGTTGAACTTGCAAAAGATTTGGAAGCTCTTGACTGTGATTCTGTAGCCATCAAGGATATGGCGGGATTAATCACTCCCTCTGATGCTTATGAGCTTGTCACTAAATTAAAAGAAGAGACTGGTTTGCTTGTAGATTTGCATTGTCATTGTACAAGTGGTATGACTCCAATCAGTTATTATGCTGCATGTCAGGCAGGTGTGGACATTCTTGACACTGCTATTTCACCTCTCGCTTGGGGTACTTCACAGCCACCAACAGAAAGTATGGTTGCGGCACTTCAAGGAACAGAATTTGACACAGGTCTTGATTTAAAATTATTGACTGCAATTAAAAAATACTTTGAAGATATTAAAGTTAAATACGGCGGAATACTTGATCCTATATCTGAAAGTGTAGATACTGATGTATTGTTATACCAAATTCCTGGAGGAATGCTTTCAAACCTCATATCACAACTTAAAGAGCAAAACGCTATTGACAGATACACTGATGTATTGGATGAAATGCCAAGAGTCAGAAAAGATATGGGATATCCACCACTCGTAACACCAACAAGTCAAATAGTTGGAATTCAATCAGTAATGAATGTTTTAGGTGGAGAAAGATATAAAACAGTATCCAATGAAGTTAAAGAGTATATGAAAGGAATGTATGGTAAACCTCCTGCACCAGTTGATCCGGAAATATCAAAACAGATAATTGGTGATGATGAGGTAATTACTTGCAGGCCTGCAGATTTGCTTGAACCTGAATTTGACAAGTTTAAAAAAGAAGGTGAAGAAGCAGGATTTGTAAAATCAGATGAGGATGCTTTAACTTATGCTTTATATCCTCCAATTGCTCCAAAATTCCTTAAAGGTGAAGCAGTGGAAGAAGAACTCAGTCCACGTATGCCTACAGATGGGGAAGTTATTATTGCTCCTGATATTCCAAATGAATACAGCGTTGAAGTTGATGGGGATATTTTTGAGGTTAAAATATTGCCTACAGGAGTCATTGACATTGGCGAAGCAGAACCTAAAAACGACTGTAAGAATAAGGAAGGAGCTGTTGTATCATCTATGCAGGGTATGATTATTAAAGTCAATGTTGAAGTTGGAGATAAAGTCAATGCAGGAGATACCATTTGTGTCATTGAAGCTATGAAAATGGAAAACGATATTCAGGCTGAAAATGACGGTACCGTGGAGGAAATCTTCATTGGCCCTGGTGATGCAATAAGTATTGATGATTGTTTAATGGTAATCAAGTAG
- a CDS encoding inositol-3-phosphate synthase, whose protein sequence is MNKIKIAIVGLGNCASSLIQGIHYYDGKKPEDAIGLMHWDIGGYAPSDIEVVAAFDVDARKVGKTIDEAIFAKPNCTTIFQKDIPKYDVKVSMGHVLDGVAEHMSNYDDEYTFVVSDAEPVDVVEVLKESGAEILVNYLPVGSEEAARYYAQCALDAEIAYVNCMPVFIVSDDEWDAKFKAKGIPIVGDDIKAQIGATITHRTLASLFMDRGVKLDRTYQINTGGNTDFLNMLNRERLDSKKESKTEAVQSVLTERMDDRDIHIGPSDYVPWQNDNKLCFLRMEGRTFGDVPMNIELRLSVEDSPNSAGCVIDAVRCCKIGLERGIGGQLTSISSYTMKHPPIQYTDDEAYENVEKFISGELER, encoded by the coding sequence TTGAATAAAATTAAAATAGCAATTGTAGGATTAGGGAATTGTGCAAGTTCCTTAATTCAGGGAATACATTATTATGATGGTAAAAAACCGGAAGATGCAATAGGACTTATGCACTGGGATATCGGCGGATATGCTCCTAGTGACATTGAAGTTGTTGCAGCTTTTGATGTGGATGCAAGAAAAGTTGGAAAAACAATTGATGAAGCAATTTTTGCAAAACCAAACTGTACTACAATATTCCAGAAAGACATCCCAAAATATGACGTTAAAGTAAGCATGGGTCATGTCTTGGATGGTGTAGCAGAACACATGTCAAATTATGATGACGAATACACTTTTGTTGTAAGCGATGCAGAACCTGTTGATGTTGTTGAAGTCCTAAAGGAAAGTGGTGCTGAAATATTGGTCAACTACTTGCCTGTAGGTTCAGAAGAGGCTGCAAGATATTATGCACAATGTGCACTTGACGCTGAAATTGCATATGTAAACTGTATGCCAGTATTCATCGTAAGTGATGATGAATGGGATGCTAAATTCAAGGCTAAAGGAATTCCAATTGTAGGTGACGATATCAAGGCTCAAATCGGTGCTACTATCACACACAGAACACTAGCTAGTTTATTTATGGATAGGGGAGTAAAATTAGACAGAACCTATCAAATCAATACTGGTGGTAACACTGACTTTTTAAACATGCTCAACCGTGAAAGATTGGACTCCAAAAAAGAATCCAAAACCGAAGCTGTTCAATCAGTATTGACTGAAAGAATGGATGATCGTGACATCCACATTGGACCTAGTGATTATGTCCCATGGCAAAATGACAATAAATTATGCTTCCTTAGAATGGAAGGTCGTACATTCGGTGATGTTCCAATGAACATTGAACTCAGATTAAGTGTTGAAGACTCTCCTAACTCTGCGGGTTGTGTAATTGATGCAGTAAGATGTTGTAAAATCGGTTTGGAAAGAGGCATTGGCGGACAATTGACTTCAATTTCCTCATACACAATGAAACATCCTCCGATTCAATACACTGATGACGAAGCATATGAAAATGTTGAAAAATTCATTTCCGGTGAATTGGAAAGATAA
- a CDS encoding phosphorylcholine transferase LicD — MGLEKYYLKLPDFIKFNPRILKLSFDITDKINNFTGVSTEEYLSELSSSDGELNFSATHLKFRSLYVELLIFIDNVCRKHEIDYWLGFGTLLGAVRHGGFIPWDDDIDLVILREDYNRLIEVLPEELVKYGLDEYCGLTLLLENRKNYFNQFRSAYDAKDKQGRDLVDGKYNFLQIAWLKPYVKIDIFPFDFIEDDKLDEIYDKFAAVQYKFHNDLLNDKVKFLDEIDSVRKEVGFTDSRTKQFSDTIEGVPHWKIRIFDYDKTFPLTTIRFEGHEFKCPKDCNHHLTRMFGPNYMDYPKVIYNHDTLGLIETQFNSKHEMDDFFDNAIDFLKKVNNSFK, encoded by the coding sequence ATGGGTTTAGAAAAGTATTATCTTAAATTGCCTGATTTTATTAAATTCAATCCAAGAATTTTAAAATTAAGTTTTGATATTACTGATAAAATCAATAATTTCACAGGAGTTTCTACGGAGGAATATCTTTCAGAATTGTCATCATCAGACGGTGAGCTTAATTTTAGCGCCACTCATCTTAAGTTCCGGTCATTATATGTGGAATTGCTAATTTTTATTGATAATGTTTGCAGAAAACATGAAATTGACTATTGGTTGGGATTCGGCACACTTTTAGGAGCTGTTAGGCATGGAGGATTTATTCCATGGGATGATGATATTGATTTGGTGATTTTAAGAGAGGATTACAACAGGTTAATAGAAGTTTTGCCTGAAGAACTTGTCAAATATGGTTTGGATGAATATTGTGGATTAACTTTGCTTTTGGAAAATCGAAAAAATTATTTCAATCAATTCAGGAGTGCTTATGATGCTAAGGATAAACAAGGCAGAGATTTGGTTGACGGAAAATATAATTTTCTCCAAATTGCCTGGCTAAAGCCTTATGTCAAAATAGATATTTTTCCTTTTGATTTTATAGAGGATGACAAATTGGATGAAATTTATGATAAATTTGCTGCCGTGCAGTATAAATTCCACAATGATTTGTTGAATGATAAGGTAAAATTCCTTGATGAAATTGATTCTGTTAGAAAAGAAGTCGGATTTACAGATTCAAGGACAAAACAGTTTTCAGACACCATTGAAGGGGTGCCTCATTGGAAGATAAGAATTTTTGATTATGATAAGACATTCCCATTAACCACAATCAGATTTGAGGGACATGAATTCAAATGCCCTAAGGATTGCAATCATCATCTAACTAGAATGTTTGGACCTAATTACATGGATTATCCTAAGGTGATTTATAATCATGATACATTGGGATTAATTGAAACCCAATTCAACTCAAAACATGAAATGGATGATTTTTTTGACAATGCAATTGATTTTTTAAAAAAGGTCAACAATTCTTTTAAATAA
- a CDS encoding glycosyl transferase GT4 family protein, with protein sequence MKKVLYIAFNYNHDTGIASKRLRGVAKYLPSFGWQPIVIVPRTSNETVEIDGVKVIETDYQDMISKFMPKSNSTGRKREVSSRDQTNKFISKSLSLAGEIFAYPDSMKYWKTPAIDASSEIIETENIDAILSTSSPVTSHLIAHELKEKYNIPWIADLRDLWNLNPYINHNPIRRFFEKRLEMKTFENVDILTTTTEIAKQTLKTIHPDKRITPVVSGFDPQDFEKTKQTLKSEKLTLMYAGSLYSGKRDPSILFDSVNQLINENRINKNEIAIDFYGDETNLEELSKKYNIQGNINIHGRITQKEVLAHQMNSDILLLISWMDESEKMFIPGKVYDCIGCRKPILSIGYREGSLKDLIEKTNIGYHVSDVEECKKAIYDYYTKYNNNNLKYCGNEFASEYSLKNTAKRFAQLLEEIQ encoded by the coding sequence ATGAAAAAAGTTCTTTACATTGCATTTAACTATAATCATGATACTGGAATTGCATCAAAAAGATTAAGGGGAGTTGCAAAATATCTGCCTTCATTTGGATGGCAGCCTATTGTAATCGTGCCCAGAACATCAAATGAAACAGTAGAAATTGATGGAGTAAAAGTCATTGAAACAGACTATCAGGACATGATTTCCAAATTTATGCCCAAATCAAATAGTACAGGCAGAAAGCGTGAAGTAAGCAGTAGAGACCAGACAAACAAGTTTATTTCCAAATCTCTTTCACTGGCAGGAGAAATATTTGCATACCCTGACAGTATGAAATACTGGAAAACCCCTGCAATTGATGCATCCAGCGAGATTATTGAAACCGAAAATATTGATGCAATATTATCCACTTCATCACCTGTCACATCCCATTTAATAGCTCATGAACTAAAAGAAAAATACAATATACCATGGATTGCTGATTTGAGAGACTTATGGAACTTAAACCCTTACATAAACCATAATCCTATTAGAAGATTCTTTGAAAAAAGATTGGAAATGAAAACATTTGAAAATGTAGATATATTAACCACAACAACTGAAATCGCCAAACAGACACTTAAAACAATACATCCTGACAAAAGAATAACACCTGTTGTGTCCGGTTTTGATCCACAAGATTTTGAAAAGACAAAACAAACACTAAAAAGTGAAAAATTGACATTGATGTATGCAGGTTCACTTTATAGTGGAAAAAGAGATCCTTCAATATTATTTGATAGTGTAAATCAGCTAATCAATGAAAACAGGATAAATAAAAATGAAATTGCCATTGATTTTTATGGAGATGAAACAAATTTAGAAGAACTTTCCAAAAAATACAATATCCAAGGCAATATTAATATCCATGGACGAATAACACAAAAAGAGGTTTTAGCTCATCAAATGAACTCGGATATTCTGCTTTTAATCTCATGGATGGACGAATCTGAAAAAATGTTCATACCAGGTAAGGTCTATGACTGCATCGGATGTAGAAAACCGATACTGTCAATCGGATATAGAGAGGGATCGCTTAAAGATTTAATTGAAAAAACAAATATCGGATATCATGTATCAGATGTTGAAGAATGTAAAAAAGCTATTTATGATTATTACACCAAATATAATAACAACAATTTAAAATATTGTGGAAATGAATTTGCAAGCGAATACTCATTAAAAAATACTGCAAAAAGATTTGCACAATTACTCGAGGAAATACAATGA
- a CDS encoding UbiA family prenyltransferase produces MNPYIEILRPGNALMGAISIILVALIDKTISIPVILAMMAVFFETAAGNVINDYFDYKIDLINKPERPIPSGKISLKNGRNYGYFLFLAGTICGFLISFMTDNWIPFFIVLFADVVLYLYAYKLKSTPLIGNLAVGFMTGFGFVFGGFCINNPNIIMTSIFLGFFAFVMTTAREIIKDIEDIEGDKADGAKTLPIMIGTKIPALISAILIIVDSALCPLLYFYHIFGILYLAIIAIAVVLFIYCAFIILKSQDEKTAAKASKYLKIGMLIAFVAFAIGSF; encoded by the coding sequence ATGAACCCCTATATTGAAATTTTAAGACCAGGAAATGCATTGATGGGTGCAATATCAATTATCCTAGTTGCATTAATTGATAAAACCATAAGCATACCAGTCATACTTGCAATGATGGCCGTATTCTTTGAAACCGCCGCAGGAAATGTCATTAACGATTATTTTGATTATAAAATAGATTTAATCAATAAACCTGAAAGACCAATTCCTTCAGGTAAAATTTCACTTAAAAACGGCAGAAACTATGGATACTTTCTGTTTCTAGCAGGTACCATATGCGGATTTTTAATCAGCTTCATGACAGACAACTGGATTCCGTTTTTCATTGTACTATTCGCTGATGTCGTGCTTTACCTATATGCATATAAATTAAAATCAACACCATTGATTGGTAACCTGGCTGTTGGTTTTATGACAGGTTTTGGATTCGTATTTGGAGGATTCTGTATAAACAATCCAAACATCATAATGACTTCAATATTTTTAGGGTTCTTTGCATTCGTCATGACAACTGCACGTGAAATAATAAAAGACATAGAAGACATTGAAGGAGATAAGGCAGACGGGGCTAAAACATTACCTATAATGATTGGAACCAAAATTCCAGCATTGATTTCAGCCATATTGATTATAGTTGACAGCGCATTATGTCCACTATTATATTTTTATCACATATTTGGAATTCTATACTTAGCAATAATAGCAATTGCAGTCGTATTATTCATATATTGTGCTTTTATAATTCTCAAATCACAGGATGAAAAAACTGCAGCAAAAGCATCCAAATACTTAAAAATCGGAATGTTAATAGCATTTGTTGCATTCGCCATTGGATCATTTTAA
- a CDS encoding glycosyltransferase family 39 protein: MLKELNLNKKDYYYLIIITIFSIVLTINYIIFNSNLGIYCSDVYVYLLNSLYYTGTNIRSTGTIYLSPVICFLTSIFFRMGFIDKIAIYIVTGAFAIFGNIGFYILLKRYFDETLSLTGCIIYSSLTLYLTWLANGTLDIPAVSMTIWTVLLTIIAIKDNPKFYKFAILFIILGVFTRYTVLLTLPALLVYYIFEKGFKIERDDFNEIKKGIIIGAIIVIITMGAIFIMGSGHFGASGQISNGISGAQGSQIDPAYNEDVSYYISNFANFISNSHTVIDGNPILENPTPLSWAVIGILIAGMGLWIYSNRRKLEKKDSIPVAFFLLAIVSFTHISSMITTLLVLVGIYFMGKDSNNKTEYFMLAWIFSNLIFFSYYTIKVNRYFLPIFPAIIYFVLLSIDAINEHTNLNKNIIPLILIALFIVQAFTFTFTFDETSEFKTIEDVSNYIIDNNPDYKNISIGVYNVRAYNWWLGGNLLAIESNDTETIDSSNATYYISNKILDNITNYTEIKNINDIHIYEKRV; this comes from the coding sequence ATGTTGAAAGAGTTAAATTTAAATAAAAAGGATTATTATTACTTAATCATAATTACAATATTCAGTATTGTTTTAACAATCAATTATATAATATTTAATTCAAATTTAGGAATTTACTGTTCCGACGTTTATGTTTATCTTCTAAATTCACTTTACTATACCGGAACCAATATACGGTCAACAGGAACAATTTATTTATCCCCAGTGATATGCTTTTTAACTTCGATATTCTTCAGAATGGGATTTATTGATAAAATAGCAATATACATTGTAACCGGAGCATTTGCAATATTTGGAAACATTGGATTTTACATATTGCTTAAAAGATATTTTGATGAGACATTAAGCCTTACAGGATGCATAATCTATTCATCACTGACTCTTTATCTAACCTGGCTTGCAAATGGAACACTGGACATACCTGCAGTTTCAATGACAATATGGACAGTGCTGCTTACAATCATTGCAATCAAGGACAATCCCAAATTTTACAAATTTGCTATTTTATTTATCATTTTAGGAGTTTTTACAAGATATACTGTGCTTTTAACATTGCCAGCATTGCTTGTTTACTACATTTTTGAAAAAGGATTTAAAATAGAACGTGACGATTTTAATGAAATCAAAAAAGGAATAATTATTGGAGCGATAATTGTCATCATTACAATGGGCGCCATTTTTATCATGGGAAGTGGTCATTTTGGTGCCAGCGGACAAATATCCAATGGAATCAGCGGAGCACAAGGATCTCAAATTGATCCTGCATATAATGAGGACGTAAGCTATTACATATCCAATTTCGCGAATTTCATTTCAAATTCACATACAGTGATTGATGGAAATCCAATTCTTGAAAATCCGACACCCCTATCATGGGCAGTAATTGGAATTTTAATTGCCGGAATGGGATTATGGATATACTCCAACAGAAGAAAACTTGAAAAAAAAGATTCAATACCTGTTGCATTCTTTTTACTTGCAATTGTGAGTTTTACACACATCAGTTCCATGATAACCACCCTACTTGTTTTAGTTGGCATTTATTTCATGGGAAAAGACAGCAACAACAAAACTGAATATTTTATGTTGGCTTGGATATTTTCAAACCTGATTTTCTTCAGCTATTATACTATAAAAGTAAATCGTTACTTCCTACCCATATTTCCTGCCATAATATATTTTGTTTTGCTTTCAATAGACGCTATCAATGAACATACAAATCTTAACAAAAACATCATTCCATTAATATTGATTGCCCTTTTCATTGTACAGGCATTCACATTCACTTTTACATTTGATGAAACAAGTGAGTTTAAAACAATAGAAGACGTTTCCAATTATATCATCGACAATAATCCCGACTATAAAAACATATCAATTGGTGTTTATAATGTACGGGCATATAACTGGTGGTTAGGAGGAAATCTGCTTGCAATAGAAAGCAATGATACCGAAACGATTGATTCGAGTAATGCCACATACTATATCTCCAATAAAATATTGGATAACATTACAAACTATACAGAAATAAAAAATATTAATGACATACACATATATGAAAAAAGGGTTTAA
- a CDS encoding glycosyltransferase: MNILHVVPSFAPCFAHGGVVNASYQIAKKQFEAGHNVSVYTTDSCDERLKYKDNYNVDVDGIKVFYFKNLSNTIKNKMTIDTPISSIRYIKKTINNFDIIHIHEHRHSLAIATHRYAKKNNIPYVLQAHGSVLPFFQKEKLKDIFDKLWGFDILHDASRVFALTEIEKEQYLKMGILNEKIEIVPLGINLDEYTNLPNRGKFKSKYNISENDKLILFLGRIHEIKGLDLLIKSFNELKNENIKLAIVGGDYGFKEELLKLIEKYDLTDKIIFPGVLTGRDKIEAMVDCDIFIMPSRYESFTTSGLEAMACRKPLILTKNNHIHTWVKDNTGLVCEFNEKELSNSINKLLNDEDLCKKFGNTGRELIENKYNWNTVEKQIESIYEKCIIKY; the protein is encoded by the coding sequence ATGAATATTTTACATGTTGTACCATCATTTGCTCCATGCTTTGCACATGGAGGAGTAGTCAATGCATCATACCAGATTGCAAAAAAACAGTTTGAAGCCGGACATAACGTTAGTGTCTACACTACAGACAGTTGCGATGAAAGATTGAAATATAAAGATAACTACAATGTGGATGTTGATGGAATTAAAGTATTCTATTTTAAAAATTTATCAAACACAATTAAAAACAAGATGACGATTGACACTCCGATTTCATCAATCAGATACATTAAAAAAACAATCAACAATTTTGACATAATCCATATCCATGAGCACAGACATTCCCTTGCGATTGCCACACACAGATATGCGAAAAAAAATAACATCCCCTATGTTTTACAGGCACACGGATCCGTGCTTCCATTTTTTCAAAAAGAGAAATTAAAAGACATTTTTGATAAATTATGGGGATTTGATATCCTTCATGATGCTTCTAGAGTTTTTGCCCTAACCGAAATTGAAAAGGAACAATATCTGAAAATGGGCATTTTAAATGAAAAAATTGAGATTGTACCATTAGGAATAAATTTAGATGAATACACCAACCTACCCAACAGAGGAAAATTCAAATCGAAATACAACATCTCTGAAAATGACAAACTAATACTGTTTTTAGGACGCATACATGAAATAAAAGGTCTTGATTTATTGATAAAAAGTTTCAATGAACTTAAAAATGAAAACATAAAATTGGCTATAGTGGGTGGAGATTATGGATTTAAAGAAGAACTTTTAAAGCTGATTGAAAAATATGATCTAACCGATAAAATAATATTTCCAGGAGTGCTGACTGGCAGAGATAAAATCGAAGCCATGGTTGATTGTGACATATTCATTATGCCATCAAGATATGAATCTTTTACCACAAGCGGACTTGAAGCAATGGCCTGCAGAAAGCCGTTGATACTAACAAAAAATAACCACATCCACACATGGGTAAAGGACAATACAGGACTTGTTTGTGAATTTAACGAAAAAGAACTATCAAATTCCATAAATAAATTATTAAATGATGAGGATTTATGTAAAAAATTTGGAAACACTGGAAGAGAACTGATAGAAAATAAATATAACTGGAATACTGTTGAAAAGCAAATTGAATCCATTTATGAAAAATGCATAATCAAATATTAG